In Marinobacter sp. M3C, the genomic stretch CGCAGCTCACCGCCGTGTTCCAAGTGGCTGGCCAGGTCGCGCACAAAGCGCTCGGTCATGGTCATATCGGTGCGCACGCCGCTATGAAACGGCGGGTTAGACACCACCGCCTGCCAGCGGCCGTCTAGCCCGGCAATGCCGTCAGACGCAATAATTTCGCCCCGTGCACCCACTCGGTCATAAGTCGCACGAGCGCTCAGCAGCGCCTGCGACTGCACGTCTACGGCGTCAACGCTTAGGTCCGTGTTTTCATCAGTCTGCAACCAGGCGCCAATAACGCCGGCGCCGCAGGCAAAGTCGAGAACACGCAGGGCCTTGCCGGCCCTCGTCGGCGGTATACCGGGCGCCGCCCGAACCGACAGGGTAGTCAATGGGGTGCTGGCCAGGGTTTCCAGCAAAAGGCTTGTACCCGAGTCTAGTTCGCCGCGGCTGAACACACCGGGTAAGCCTGCTACATCGAGCTCCCGACCGGCAACGCTGATCTGGCTCCAATCCAGCCAATCTGCGATGGCAAAGTGCGCAAGCGGTGTTACGTCTTCTGCGCACCACACCTGACAATGCCGCGCACTGTCAATTTTGTGCACCTGAGGCAAGGCCTTGCGCAGCTGTTTCACCGCGCCGGCAATGCCCTCTTTTTTCTCCCCCAACACCAGCAGGCGGCCACCGGGGCACACCAGCCAACGCGCCAGCGACAGCCGCACATCAAGCTCGGCGCGGGCCTTGGGCAAAAACACCACAACAGAATCAAAGGCTGCGGCGGTCAGAGCCGGGGCGTCGTAGCCAAAGGCCACCGGCCAGCTGGCGGCCTGTTCCAGCGCGTGGGCGTATCCGGCGTGCTCGGTCATAGCCAGGCCAGTACTGCCCAACGTTGCCAGCTCGGTCAGTAAATCCGGTGCAATAGCGCCCAGCAGGGCGACCTTACCGGTCAGGTAGGAGCGATTACGAAGCAGCGCTTCGTGGGAATTAGGTAATGCAGACATGGGCGTTCCGTAATTCAGGCTTTAATCAGGCGGCCGGAGCGCACCGGGCGAAGTACCATTTCATCCACCGACTGCTGGCGGGCATGCTCGCTGGTGGCAGCGTTGGATATGGGTAAGCCCATATCCCGCATTATGCCGTCACGCAGGTCGTACACGAAGCCGTGCACGGTTAAGTCCTGGCCCCGTTTCCAGGCGTCTTGAACAATGCTGTTCTGGCACACGTGGTCCACCTGTTCAATCACGTTCAGTTCACACAGGCGGTCGGCGCGGTCTTGCACACTGGTGATGGGTTCCAGAATGTGCCGGTAACGATCACGCACGTCTTGCACGTGGCGCAGCCAGTTGGCAATCAGGCCAAAGCCCTCGTTTAGCAGGGCGGCTTTAACACCGCCGCAGCCGTAGTGACCCACCAAAAGAATGTGTTTCACTTTCAACACATCAATCGCAAACTGCAACACCGACAGGCAGTTGAAGTCGGTATGCACCACCACGTTGGCCACGTTACGGTGCACAAACAACTCGCCGGGCATCAGGTCCACAATCTGATTGGCTGGCACCCGGCTGTCGGCACAACCAATCCACAAATATTCCGGGGCCTGCTGATTTGATAACCGATCAAAAAACTGTGGGTCCTGCGCTTTAATGCCCTCTGCCCAGGCCCGGTTTTTTTCCAGTAAATAATCCAGTTGCCCCATCTATTTGCTCCAATTTTTGAGTTAAAGCGAAGGATTGAACGGGAATTGCTCCCGTTAATCAATACCTAGTTCACCTCAGAAGCCATTTCTTCCGGCTCAACTGGTACCTGGTGAAGAGTTATCTGCGCCAGGTCCAGTAGTTCCCGCAGGGCTACAGAAAACATGGCGTATTCCGGCTCGGGGCTGCGTTTCAACTCGACCAACATCTCCTGCCAACGGTCAATCATCGGCTGGTGACGGGCCATCCATTGATCCACGCACAGAGCTACATCACCCGGCTCGCCTGCTTGCTGCAGCACGCCGGTGGTCAGCGCCCGCTGCTGCCAGTTCAGATCTTCACGGAAACTTTCCCGCGCCAGCGACTGCCAATGGCTGGCTGGCACTAGCGCCGAGATGGCGCCGGCAAACCAATTCAACTGCAGACGCTCGCTGATTTCGTAGTACAAGCTGGCCACGGTTTTCAATGGCACGTCTGTCGCTTCCTGGGCTTCGATAATGCCCAGCGACGAATACAAATAGTCGGTACCGGCCAGCACCGGCGCCAGGTCTTCCGGCACTCCGGAATCCATCAGAGCCTGATGGCGCTTCTGCCAGAGTTTACGGGTTTGTCCGTTCAGATAGTCCGGCAGGCCCGCGGTAATAGCCCAAACGCTGTCGGCAAAGCGCTCAATGTGATGAGCAATCGACAGTTCGGCGCGGCGATTGCGCAACAGCCATTTCACAGTGCGCCGCATCAGCCGCATCATCTCTTGCATCAGTTCTATCTGCAGCTGAGCGTTTACATGGAAATCCAGGTCTTCAATGCGGTCCCACCAGGTGTCAACGCGGAACAGATCGCGGGCAATAATCCAGGCCAGTGCTATCTGCGCCGAATCGGCGCCGGTCGACTGTTTGATGCCATCGACAAAAATGATGCCCATATGGTTAACCATATCATTGGCAATCTGGGTGCCAATGATTTCCCGCCGTAGCTGGTGCTCGCCCAGCTCGTTGGCAAATTTGCGATTGAGCTCCCGCGGAAACACCTTCGACATTTCTCCCGCCAACAACGGATCATCAGGCAGGTTGCTGGCCACCAGGGTCTGCTTCAAGTCGGCTTTCACATACGCAATCAACACCGCGAGTTCCGGCCGTGTCAGGCCTTTACCAGCGAGTTTGCGCTGGTTCAGAGCCTCGTCGTCGGGCAAAAATTCCAGCTCGCGGTTAAGTTTGCCTTCTGCCTCTAAGGTGTTCATCAGCCTACGATATTCTTCAATGCGTTTGGCGGCGTCTTCGCTGGCAATGCTCAGCGCCTGGGTCTGGCGATAATTGTTCTTTAGCACCAGAGCAGACACGTCTTCGGTCATGTCTTCCAGCAGCAGGTTGCGCTGTTTGGCGGTCAAATCGCCCATCACAATGGAGCGATTGAGCAAAATCTTGATATTCACTTCGTGGTCTGAACAGTCCACACCGCCGGAGTTATCAATGAAGTCGGTGTTCAAGCGCCCGTCTTTGAGCGCGTATTCAATACGGCCGCGCTGGGTAAGGCCCAGGTTACCGCCTTCGGCAACCACCTTGCAGCGTAGCTCGGCGCCGTTGATACGAACGCCGTCATTGGCTTTATCGCCGACATCGCTGTGGCTTTCACCGCCCCCTTTGACATAAGTGCCAATGCCGCCAACCCACAGCAGGTCTACCTGCGCTTTGAGGATGTGGGCAATCAGCATGTTGGGCGGCACCCGATCTGCTTTAATTCCTAGCAGGGCTTTGATTTCGGGGCTCAGCGGAATGGATTTCGTACTGCGGCTAAAAACGCCACCACCGGCGGATAGCAACTCGCTGTTGTAATCAGTCCAGGCCGAACGCGGCATTTTGAATAGGCGCAGGCGTTCTTTATAACCCTTGGCTGCGTCTGGAGCCGGATCGATAAAAATATGGATATGGTTGAACGCCGCTACCAAGCGGGTTTTTTCCGAGCTCAGCAGGCCGTTGCCAAACACGTCACCGGCCATGTCACCAATGCCCACCACGGTAAACTCGTCATCCGCCGGGTTGATACCCATTTCCCGGAAGTGTCGCTCCACCGATACCCAGGCGCCGCGGGCGGTAATGGCCATTTTTTTATGGTCATAACCGTTGCTGCCGCCAGAGGCAAAGGCATCGCCCATCCAGAAGTCGTAGTCGGCAGACAGGCCGTTGGCGATATCAGAGAATGTGGCGGTGCCTTTGTCGGCGGCTACCACCAGGTAGTGATCGTCTGCGTCTTGGCGCACCACGCTGAGCGGTGGCACAATATTGCCGTCCACCAAGTTGTCGGTAATGTCCAGCAACCCGCGAATAAAGGTTTTGTACGCTTCTTTGCCTTCGGCCTGGAATGCCTCGCGGTTAGAGGCTTTCGGCAGCTGCTTGGCAACAAAACCGCCCTTCGCTCCCACCGGCACAATCACCGCATTTTTTACCTGCTGCGCCTTTACCAGGCCCAACACTTCGGTACGGTAATCTTCAAATCGATCCGACCAGCGCAGGCCTCCGCGCGCCACTTTGCCACCGCGCAGATGCACACCTTCTACTCGCGGTGAATACACAAATATTTCAAACATCGGCATCGGCAGTGGCATGTCCGGAATGCCGGTCGGATCCAGCTTTACGCTGATGTAAGATTTGGGCTGACCAGACTCGTCAGGCTGATAATAATTCGTACGCAAGGTTGCCTGAATCAGCTCCATATACAGCTTGAACACCCGGTCTTCGCTCAGGTTCTCAACTTCTTCCAGCCCCGCGTTAAATTCCACCAGCAGTTTTTGTTGCGTGGCCTCGCGCTTGGCGAAGCTGTAGCCGTTATCCGGATTAAAGCGGGCTTCAAAGTAAGCCAGCAAAACTTCGGTCAAGTTCGTGTGGTGGAATAATGTTTTGGCAATAAAAGTCTGGCTGTTGGAAAACCGAATCTGGCGCATATAACGGGCGTAGGTGCGCAACAGCGCAATCTGGCGCCAGCTCTTATAAGACGATTTCATCAGGCGGTTGAAAGCGTCGTTCTCGGCATCGCCGCGCCAAACACGACGAAACAGCTCGCCGAACAGTGGCCGCAAACGTTGCAGGTCGATCGTGGCGCCAGAAACCGTACGCAGAGTGAAGTCGTGCAGCCAGACCACCTCACCATTGCGATTGGTCATTTCAAACGGATGTTCGCTGAGTACGCGGAAGCCAAAGTTGTCGAACACCGGCATCACGTCAGACAAGGGTACCGGATGGTTTGGATAGAACAATTTGAAGTGAATTGTGCTGTCGTCTTCTTCCAGCGCCCGATAAAAACTCATGGCCATATCGCCGGTTTTGGCGGCGCTGGCAACGTATTCCAGGTCAATAGCGGCGCGGCGTGGTGAAAACATTTCCAGGTAACTGGCGGGAAAACCAGCACTCCAGGTACGCTTCATCTCGCTGCCCTGCTCTTCGCCCCAGGCTTCAGTAAGGGCTTCTGACAACCCGTCACTCCAGGACTGCGCCAGCTCGAACACCTTTTGGCGAATCTCAGCCAGTGGTAGCTGGCGATTTTCCATCGGCGGCACGCGAATGGTGAACTGTACCCGTGCCAGTACCGATTCGGAGAAATAAGTCACAAATTCGACGTCTTCGGCGCCCAAAGTTTCTACCAGAACCTGCTCGACTTTCAGACGCAGCTCGGTGTTGTAGATGTCCCGTGGGAAGTAGGCCAGGCAAGACACAAACTGACCGTACACGTCTTCGCGTATGAACAACTCAATACGCCGGCGTTCCTGAATGTACAGTATGCCCGTGGCCAATCGCAGCAGTTCATCAGTGTTGAGTTGGAACAGCTCGTCGCGGGGCAACACCGTCAGGATTTGATCAAGCTCTTTGCCGGTATAATCGTCACGGGGGAAGCCTGACTGCGCCATCACACTTTCGAACTTGCGGCGAATCAATGGAATTTGGTCTGGTCGCTCGTTGTACACTCGAGCGGTATAAAGGCCCAAAAAACGCCGCTCACCCACCACTTCACCCTTCTGGTTGAAGCGTTTTATGGCAATGTAGTCCGGGTAGGCTGGCCGATGCACGCGCGAACGCTGGGCGGATTTAGCAAAAATAAACACATCGTCGGTGCGGGTCATTTCCTGACCGGTGCGATTGGGCAACTCATTTAAGCGCACACACACGGGGCGTTCGTTGGTTACCCGCAGTATGCCCAGTTCGGAATCTTTTACCCGGCGCACCTCCACGCCGTTTTTGTCGTTTATAAAGTCGTACTCGTCGTAACCGAGAAACGTGAAATGATCTTCTTGCAGCCAGGTCAAAAATGCCTGTGCTTCTTTTTTCTGTTGCTTGCTGATACCTCCGGCGGAATGCTCCAGCTCCTCGCGACTTTCGATCACTTTCGCGTTTACCC encodes the following:
- a CDS encoding class I SAM-dependent methyltransferase, which encodes MSALPNSHEALLRNRSYLTGKVALLGAIAPDLLTELATLGSTGLAMTEHAGYAHALEQAASWPVAFGYDAPALTAAAFDSVVVFLPKARAELDVRLSLARWLVCPGGRLLVLGEKKEGIAGAVKQLRKALPQVHKIDSARHCQVWCAEDVTPLAHFAIADWLDWSQISVAGRELDVAGLPGVFSRGELDSGTSLLLETLASTPLTTLSVRAAPGIPPTRAGKALRVLDFACGAGVIGAWLQTDENTDLSVDAVDVQSQALLSARATYDRVGARGEIIASDGIAGLDGRWQAVVSNPPFHSGVRTDMTMTERFVRDLASHLEHGGELRLVANNFLPYEALIRRCIGPVERLAENNKFTVYRAFRQ
- the can gene encoding carbonate dehydratase, which encodes MGQLDYLLEKNRAWAEGIKAQDPQFFDRLSNQQAPEYLWIGCADSRVPANQIVDLMPGELFVHRNVANVVVHTDFNCLSVLQFAIDVLKVKHILLVGHYGCGGVKAALLNEGFGLIANWLRHVQDVRDRYRHILEPITSVQDRADRLCELNVIEQVDHVCQNSIVQDAWKRGQDLTVHGFVYDLRDGIMRDMGLPISNAATSEHARQQSVDEMVLRPVRSGRLIKA
- a CDS encoding NAD-glutamate dehydrogenase — translated: MNALTLASKEQFFSKLEEAFGEKIAKTEATRISEFARQHYSQIPLEELVNRRFSDIYGGVMAAWQFLRQRVQDETPVSVFNPDLESDGWTSTHTMIFIIHPNMPFLIDSLRIAINQREIGTHSIQHAVLQISRDKDGKLADLHSKDASGTAQAECAQEAFIAIEIDRHSAPEEMAELEQVLQSVLHEVRIAVGDFPRVNAKVIESREELEHSAGGISKQQKKEAQAFLTWLQEDHFTFLGYDEYDFINDKNGVEVRRVKDSELGILRVTNERPVCVRLNELPNRTGQEMTRTDDVFIFAKSAQRSRVHRPAYPDYIAIKRFNQKGEVVGERRFLGLYTARVYNERPDQIPLIRRKFESVMAQSGFPRDDYTGKELDQILTVLPRDELFQLNTDELLRLATGILYIQERRRIELFIREDVYGQFVSCLAYFPRDIYNTELRLKVEQVLVETLGAEDVEFVTYFSESVLARVQFTIRVPPMENRQLPLAEIRQKVFELAQSWSDGLSEALTEAWGEEQGSEMKRTWSAGFPASYLEMFSPRRAAIDLEYVASAAKTGDMAMSFYRALEEDDSTIHFKLFYPNHPVPLSDVMPVFDNFGFRVLSEHPFEMTNRNGEVVWLHDFTLRTVSGATIDLQRLRPLFGELFRRVWRGDAENDAFNRLMKSSYKSWRQIALLRTYARYMRQIRFSNSQTFIAKTLFHHTNLTEVLLAYFEARFNPDNGYSFAKREATQQKLLVEFNAGLEEVENLSEDRVFKLYMELIQATLRTNYYQPDESGQPKSYISVKLDPTGIPDMPLPMPMFEIFVYSPRVEGVHLRGGKVARGGLRWSDRFEDYRTEVLGLVKAQQVKNAVIVPVGAKGGFVAKQLPKASNREAFQAEGKEAYKTFIRGLLDITDNLVDGNIVPPLSVVRQDADDHYLVVAADKGTATFSDIANGLSADYDFWMGDAFASGGSNGYDHKKMAITARGAWVSVERHFREMGINPADDEFTVVGIGDMAGDVFGNGLLSSEKTRLVAAFNHIHIFIDPAPDAAKGYKERLRLFKMPRSAWTDYNSELLSAGGGVFSRSTKSIPLSPEIKALLGIKADRVPPNMLIAHILKAQVDLLWVGGIGTYVKGGGESHSDVGDKANDGVRINGAELRCKVVAEGGNLGLTQRGRIEYALKDGRLNTDFIDNSGGVDCSDHEVNIKILLNRSIVMGDLTAKQRNLLLEDMTEDVSALVLKNNYRQTQALSIASEDAAKRIEEYRRLMNTLEAEGKLNRELEFLPDDEALNQRKLAGKGLTRPELAVLIAYVKADLKQTLVASNLPDDPLLAGEMSKVFPRELNRKFANELGEHQLRREIIGTQIANDMVNHMGIIFVDGIKQSTGADSAQIALAWIIARDLFRVDTWWDRIEDLDFHVNAQLQIELMQEMMRLMRRTVKWLLRNRRAELSIAHHIERFADSVWAITAGLPDYLNGQTRKLWQKRHQALMDSGVPEDLAPVLAGTDYLYSSLGIIEAQEATDVPLKTVASLYYEISERLQLNWFAGAISALVPASHWQSLARESFREDLNWQQRALTTGVLQQAGEPGDVALCVDQWMARHQPMIDRWQEMLVELKRSPEPEYAMFSVALRELLDLAQITLHQVPVEPEEMASEVN